The following proteins come from a genomic window of Candidatus Thiodiazotropha sp. CDECU1:
- a CDS encoding ion transporter — protein MKLNSVTLRDRFEQLRSNKLFETFVILVIIISALMIGAKTYPIPTATVQVLRILDVGITLFFLTEIIIRMVAEKNLKAFFSKGWNIFDFLIVTASLIPVDDSEAALLGRLLRIFRVLRLVSIIPELRILMNAFVTAIPRMGYVSLLMFIIFYIYAAMGSMFFSEINRELWGNISIAMLTLFRVATFEDWTDVMYETMDIYPLSWSFYLSFIFIVAFVFLNMMIGIVLETLQREHEQFSRDSGEGEAGEVHRIDARTQEMEQRLIRMEEMLKQLGTK, from the coding sequence ATGAAACTTAACTCCGTGACACTGCGCGACCGTTTTGAGCAACTGCGCTCCAACAAGCTGTTCGAGACCTTCGTCATTCTAGTCATCATCATCTCCGCCCTGATGATCGGTGCCAAGACCTATCCCATACCCACCGCCACCGTCCAGGTGCTGCGCATCCTCGACGTGGGTATCACCCTCTTCTTTCTCACTGAGATCATCATCCGCATGGTGGCGGAAAAAAATCTGAAGGCCTTCTTCAGCAAGGGCTGGAACATCTTCGATTTCCTCATCGTCACCGCCAGCCTGATCCCGGTGGACGACAGCGAGGCCGCACTGCTGGGGCGCCTGCTGCGGATATTCCGGGTATTGCGCCTGGTCTCCATCATCCCCGAGCTGCGCATCCTGATGAACGCCTTCGTCACCGCCATCCCGCGCATGGGCTATGTCTCTCTGCTGATGTTCATCATCTTCTACATCTACGCCGCCATGGGCAGCATGTTCTTCAGCGAGATCAACCGGGAGCTCTGGGGCAACATCTCCATCGCCATGCTCACCCTGTTCCGCGTCGCCACCTTCGAGGACTGGACCGATGTGATGTACGAGACCATGGACATCTACCCCTTGAGCTGGTCCTTCTATCTCTCTTTCATCTTCATCGTCGCGTTTGTCTTTCTCAACATGATGATCGGCATTGTACTCGAGACACTGCAAAGAGAGCACGAACAATTCTCCCGCGACAGCGGTGAAGGGGAAGCGGGGGAAGTACACAGAATCGATGCCCGCACTCAAGAGATGGAGCAGCGGCTGATCCGTATGGAGGAGATGTTGAAGCAGCTTGGCACTAAATGA
- a CDS encoding YkgJ family cysteine cluster protein, with protein sequence MDGKCSRCLNSKCCTYTTEAIGVAPRSKADFEHLLWQVSHQGVEIYKDEDGWFLLFQGSCEHLGPGGSCGIYDQRPQICRDYDNDWCEFDAPAENGFDHYFRNYAELLTYCKKRFKTWGR encoded by the coding sequence ATGGACGGCAAGTGCAGTCGCTGTCTCAACTCGAAATGCTGTACCTACACCACGGAGGCCATCGGTGTCGCCCCCCGCTCCAAGGCAGACTTCGAACACCTGCTGTGGCAGGTCTCCCATCAGGGGGTGGAGATCTACAAGGATGAGGACGGCTGGTTTCTCCTCTTCCAGGGCAGCTGCGAGCACCTGGGACCGGGGGGATCCTGCGGCATCTACGACCAGCGGCCGCAGATCTGCCGCGACTATGACAATGACTGGTGCGAGTTCGATGCCCCGGCGGAAAATGGTTTTGATCACTACTTCCGCAACTATGCGGAACTGCTGACCTATTGCAAGAAACGTTTTAAAACCTGGGGACGTTGA
- the rhlB gene encoding ATP-dependent RNA helicase RhlB — MTEKHLTNIGFDSFDLADSILQGIRETGFEYCTPIQAETLPIALDGKDVAGQAQTGTGKTAAFLIATLHHLLQHPASEERRANQPRALILAPTRELAVQIYNDAQTLTKHTDFSSVAVFGGTGYDQQRKQLEAGVDILIGTPGRLIDYFKQHVYDLKAIQVLVLDEADRMFDLGFIKDIRYMMRRCPPPQKRLGMLFSATLSYRVKELAYEHMNNPQSVEVAPEQVTADKITETCYMTANEEKIPLLVGLIQGMTDTRTIVFVNTKRVADKVWGFLQGNGIDTAVLSGDVPQKKRLSLLKGFQEGQLAVLVATDVAARGLHIPDVTHVINFDLPEDAEDYVHRIGRTARAGASGDAISFACETYAFSLPDIEVFVGHSIPTQTVDPALLAEIDPKSRIYPEKGSRQPHRGKDGHKGHGKGHHHKSHKPKDGEKAKKRRRRRRGPKPPQSGNTE, encoded by the coding sequence ATGACTGAAAAACACCTTACAAATATAGGCTTCGACAGCTTCGATCTGGCCGATTCCATCCTGCAGGGAATCCGTGAGACCGGCTTTGAATACTGCACCCCAATCCAGGCTGAGACCCTGCCCATCGCACTTGACGGCAAGGATGTGGCTGGGCAGGCCCAGACCGGCACTGGCAAGACGGCGGCCTTTCTCATCGCCACCTTGCACCATCTGCTGCAACATCCCGCCAGCGAGGAGCGCAGGGCCAATCAGCCCCGGGCCCTGATCCTGGCACCCACCCGGGAGCTGGCGGTACAGATCTACAACGATGCGCAAACCCTCACCAAACACACCGATTTCTCCTCGGTGGCGGTATTTGGCGGCACTGGATACGATCAACAGCGCAAGCAGCTCGAGGCGGGTGTCGATATCCTCATCGGCACACCCGGTAGATTGATCGACTACTTCAAGCAGCATGTCTATGATCTGAAGGCAATCCAGGTGCTGGTACTGGACGAGGCGGACCGGATGTTCGACCTCGGCTTCATCAAGGATATCCGCTACATGATGCGCCGCTGCCCGCCTCCGCAGAAACGCCTGGGCATGCTCTTTTCAGCCACCCTCTCCTATCGGGTTAAAGAGCTCGCCTATGAGCATATGAACAACCCCCAGAGCGTGGAGGTGGCACCTGAGCAGGTTACCGCTGACAAGATCACCGAAACCTGCTACATGACCGCCAACGAGGAGAAGATCCCGCTTCTGGTGGGTCTGATTCAGGGTATGACGGACACCCGCACCATCGTCTTCGTCAACACCAAGCGGGTGGCTGACAAGGTGTGGGGATTCCTACAGGGCAACGGCATCGACACCGCCGTGCTCTCCGGCGATGTACCGCAGAAGAAGCGCCTTAGCCTGCTAAAGGGTTTTCAGGAGGGGCAGCTGGCTGTGCTGGTGGCCACCGATGTGGCGGCCCGTGGGCTGCATATCCCCGATGTCACTCACGTGATCAACTTCGATCTACCGGAGGATGCCGAGGACTATGTGCACCGGATCGGTCGTACCGCCCGTGCCGGTGCCAGCGGCGATGCCATCAGCTTCGCCTGTGAAACCTACGCCTTCTCCCTGCCCGATATCGAGGTCTTCGTGGGTCACTCCATTCCCACTCAGACCGTCGATCCAGCCCTGTTGGCGGAGATTGATCCCAAGAGCAGAATCTATCCCGAAAAGGGCTCGCGTCAGCCACATCGCGGCAAAGATGGACACAAGGGCCACGGCAAGGGACATCACCATAAGAGCCATAAACCCAAAGATGGGGAGAAAGCGAAGAAACGGCGCCGCCGCCGGCGTGGCCCCAAACCGCCGCAAAGCGGCAATACTGAATAA
- the rlmH gene encoding 23S rRNA (pseudouridine(1915)-N(3))-methyltransferase RlmH, with amino-acid sequence MNIHLISVGNRMPGWVVEGYQEYARRIPAECALHLIEIPPGHRGKNADIPRAVRDEGERMLKSIPKGCQVLALDVTGSAWSTQRLSIKLGEWMADGRDLALLVGGPEGLAGDCLQRADGRWSLSPLTLPHPLVRVVVAEQLYRAWSLMRNHPYHRA; translated from the coding sequence ATGAATATCCATCTGATATCCGTGGGAAACCGCATGCCGGGGTGGGTTGTCGAAGGTTACCAGGAGTATGCGCGCAGAATTCCCGCTGAATGCGCCTTGCATCTGATTGAGATACCACCTGGCCATCGCGGCAAGAACGCCGATATCCCACGGGCGGTGCGCGATGAGGGTGAACGGATGCTGAAGTCGATCCCCAAAGGGTGTCAGGTATTGGCACTGGATGTCACGGGTAGCGCCTGGAGTACGCAGCGTCTCTCGATCAAACTTGGAGAGTGGATGGCTGATGGCCGGGATCTGGCTCTGCTGGTGGGTGGCCCAGAGGGACTGGCGGGTGATTGTCTTCAACGGGCGGATGGACGCTGGTCTCTCTCCCCTCTGACCCTCCCCCATCCCCTGGTCAGGGTAGTGGTTGCAGAGCAGTTATACCGGGCTTGGAGCCTGATGCGTAATCACCCCTACCATAGGGCATAG